GGGGTCCACCGTGACATAACTTCCCTGCAGTTGGACGTCCCCCTCGCGCACGGCTTTCACCTCCGCACCCGTAAGCGCAATCCCCGCTTCAAGCGTCTCTAAAATTTCATAGTCAAAACGCGCGCGCCGAGCGGCAGCAATCGTGCCTTTTTTCTTTGGTTTTTTTGCTGTCATAGGTTGACAAGCTCCTCTTCCAGTCGTAAGCTATCGCCATTATTCTATATTTCCGGAGCTTTGCAAAACGGCTCCTCTGAAGAAATGCGCATCCATCGCCACCGCCAGCAAAAACCCAAGCTCAACGTTCCCGAATTTAAGGTGAACGAATTCATTGATAGCGAGACGCTTCGCGTGATTGATGAGCACGATGAAATGCTGGGCGTCATACCAACAGCAAAGGCACTTGAGCTTGCGCAAAGCCGCGAACTAGATTTGGTGGAGGTGTCCCCCAAAGCCGTGCCGCCCGTGGCAAAACTTTTGAACTACGGACAGTTCCGCTACCAAAAAGAGAAGGAGGCAAAGAAGCAGAAGGCGCAGTCTAAAGAAGTGGAGGTGAAAGGCATCCGTTTGTCGCTGCGCATTGCTGACGGCGACTTCAACGTACGGCTTGCCAGCGCCAAGAAGTTCATGGAGGAAGGTAACAAGATTCGCATTGAAATGATTCTGCGCGGCCGCGAGAAAGGGCACGGCGATTTGGCTAGCGAAATCATTGAACGATTTATTACGGCCCTACGCGCGTACTTTCCCCTGCGTATCGAGCAGACGGTGAAACGGATGGGGGGTCGGGTAACGGCCATTGTGGCTCGCGAGTAACCTTTGACAGAAAATCCCCCTTCCATTAGAATCCCCCCGTATTTTATGAAACAGAAAACGCACAAAGCAACGTCCAAACGGGTCCACGTGACAAAGGGCGGGAAAGCCCTGAAGCGCACAGCGGGCCAGGACCATTTCAATAGCCGCGAGCGCGGCAACACGACGCGCAACAAGCGCAGCGACAAGGCCGTGCCGGCAGCGTACAAGTCCACCGTGAAAGTCCTTATTCCTTACGCGCACGTAAAATAATATGCCACGAGTAAAACGGGGCATGATTCATGCCAAGAAACGCCGCAACCTTTTAA
This genomic stretch from Candidatus Uhrbacteria bacterium harbors:
- the infC gene encoding translation initiation factor IF-3, with the protein product MQNGSSEEMRIHRHRQQKPKLNVPEFKVNEFIDSETLRVIDEHDEMLGVIPTAKALELAQSRELDLVEVSPKAVPPVAKLLNYGQFRYQKEKEAKKQKAQSKEVEVKGIRLSLRIADGDFNVRLASAKKFMEEGNKIRIEMILRGREKGHGDLASEIIERFITALRAYFPLRIEQTVKRMGGRVTAIVARE
- a CDS encoding 50S ribosomal protein L35; amino-acid sequence: MKQKTHKATSKRVHVTKGGKALKRTAGQDHFNSRERGNTTRNKRSDKAVPAAYKSTVKVLIPYAHVK